A DNA window from Aminipila luticellarii contains the following coding sequences:
- the purN gene encoding phosphoribosylglycinamide formyltransferase: MLRISVLVSGGGTNLQAVMDSIESGKIKDAEIACIISSNPKAFALERGKKRHIKTFVVDKGQYPAMSLRTKALLSALQEARTDLVVLAGYMSILEPELIKAYSGRIINIHPSLIPKYCGKGFFGQRVHEAVIAAGEKESGATVHFVDEGVDTGPIILQQRVPVLAGDTPEELGARVLAVEHQILTEAINKVIAEL; the protein is encoded by the coding sequence ATGCTGAGGATTTCGGTTCTGGTTTCCGGTGGGGGGACGAATCTGCAGGCTGTCATGGACTCCATAGAATCCGGCAAAATCAAAGATGCGGAGATTGCCTGCATTATTTCCAGCAATCCAAAGGCATTTGCTTTGGAAAGAGGGAAGAAGCGTCATATCAAAACGTTCGTTGTTGATAAAGGACAATATCCGGCTATGTCTCTCCGGACAAAGGCACTGCTTTCCGCATTGCAGGAAGCTCGGACGGATCTGGTGGTTCTGGCAGGATATATGAGCATTTTAGAGCCGGAACTGATAAAGGCGTACAGCGGAAGGATTATCAATATACATCCTTCCCTGATTCCCAAATACTGCGGAAAAGGTTTTTTTGGACAACGGGTTCACGAAGCCGTTATCGCCGCCGGCGAAAAAGAAAGTGGTGCGACTGTTCATTTTGTGGACGAAGGAGTGGATACGGGGCCGATCATCCTCCAGCAAAGGGTGCCGGTTCTTGCAGGAGATACGCCCGAAGAACTGGGAGCACGGGTTCTTGCAGTAGAGCATCAAATTTTAACGGAGGCTATCAATAAAGTGATTGCAGAACTTTAG
- the purM gene encoding phosphoribosylformylglycinamidine cyclo-ligase yields the protein MESKLTYKDAGVDTKEGERAVELMKPHVKKTFNENVLTGLGGFGSLFKLDTSGMAEPVLVSGTDGVGTKLKIAFLMDKHDTVGIDCVAMCVNDVLCQGAKPLFFLDYIATGKVKAEKVSEIVKGVAEGCYQSGSALVGGETAEMPDFYQDGEYDMAGFSVGVVDKNKMITGANIEKGNQVIGIASSGIHSNGYSLVRKVFFEKMRMKVGDYVEELGMTLGEALLTPTKIYAKACHAVLDKHSINGIIHITGGGFFENIPRIIPKGLGVKIKVGTWEAPPIFSYIQKCGNIDQTDMFSTYNMGVGMMMIVPESEAEAVVASLRAAGETAEVIGEIVEGEGVALC from the coding sequence ATGGAGAGCAAACTAACGTATAAAGATGCCGGAGTGGATACAAAAGAGGGTGAAAGAGCCGTAGAGCTGATGAAGCCTCACGTAAAGAAAACCTTTAATGAAAATGTCCTTACAGGTTTGGGCGGATTCGGAAGTCTCTTTAAGCTGGATACCTCCGGCATGGCGGAACCCGTTTTAGTTTCAGGAACAGATGGGGTCGGAACCAAGTTGAAAATTGCATTTCTGATGGATAAGCACGATACGGTAGGTATCGACTGCGTAGCTATGTGTGTGAATGACGTCCTCTGTCAAGGGGCAAAGCCCCTGTTCTTTCTTGATTATATAGCGACCGGAAAGGTCAAGGCGGAGAAGGTCTCTGAAATCGTAAAGGGCGTTGCAGAAGGCTGTTATCAGAGCGGGAGTGCGCTGGTCGGCGGAGAAACGGCCGAGATGCCGGATTTCTATCAGGATGGGGAATACGATATGGCTGGCTTTTCCGTAGGTGTCGTGGATAAGAATAAAATGATTACCGGCGCAAATATAGAAAAAGGGAATCAAGTCATTGGCATCGCTTCCAGTGGGATACACAGCAACGGCTATTCTCTCGTAAGAAAAGTATTCTTTGAAAAGATGCGGATGAAAGTCGGTGATTATGTGGAGGAGCTGGGCATGACTCTGGGAGAAGCTCTGCTGACCCCCACTAAAATCTATGCGAAGGCCTGCCATGCCGTTTTAGATAAACATTCTATCAACGGAATTATACATATTACCGGGGGTGGATTCTTTGAAAATATTCCCAGAATTATTCCGAAAGGCTTGGGCGTAAAAATTAAAGTAGGCACATGGGAGGCTCCGCCTATTTTTTCCTATATTCAAAAATGCGGAAATATTGATCAGACAGACATGTTTTCCACGTACAATATGGGGGTCGGCATGATGATGATCGTGCCGGAATCAGAGGCGGAAGCCGTTGTTGCCTCTCTGAGGGCTGCGGGAGAAACTGCGGAGGTTATCGGTGAAATCGTTGAAGGGGAAGGTGTGGCTTTATGCTGA
- the purH gene encoding bifunctional phosphoribosylaminoimidazolecarboxamide formyltransferase/IMP cyclohydrolase, whose translation MRALISVSDKTGVVDFAKALSELGVEIISTGGTHQRLADNGIQVMGISEVTHFPECLDGRVKTLHPAVHGGILARRDRPEHMKQLEDNHIETIDIVAINLYPFKETILRPGVTLEEAIENIDIGGPAMLRSAAKNHKDVVVVCDPADYESVIGELKQNNGVSMDTKYKLALKVFQHTAAYDAMISEYLRRQIDAELPDNLTMTFEKKQDLRYGENPHQKACYYQEIQPLEGSLAQAVQLHGKELSFNNIHDAEGALATLKEFEQPAVVAVKHANPCGVGTGFDILSAYNKAYECDPTSIFGGIVAANRIIDAGTAREMSKIFLEIILAPGFTEEALEILEQKKNIRLLKLGSITRKLEGQIDVKKVSGGLLVQNTDDLLFHEEELKVVTDRIPTEREMDDMRLAMKVVKHIKSNGIVLAKEGKTIGIGPGQVNRIWAVENAISQSNFSIQDSVLASDAFFPFDDCVTAAAAAGVTAIIQPGGSVRDEDSIKKANELGIAMVFTGIRHFKH comes from the coding sequence ATGAGAGCGTTAATAAGTGTTTCTGATAAAACAGGTGTAGTGGATTTTGCTAAGGCATTATCCGAACTTGGCGTTGAAATTATATCTACAGGCGGGACTCATCAGAGGCTTGCCGATAATGGCATACAGGTGATGGGCATTTCCGAGGTCACTCATTTTCCGGAGTGCCTGGATGGCAGGGTCAAGACCTTGCATCCGGCTGTGCACGGAGGAATTCTCGCCAGAAGAGATAGACCCGAACATATGAAGCAGCTGGAGGATAATCACATTGAAACCATTGATATTGTCGCTATTAACTTATATCCGTTTAAGGAAACAATTTTAAGGCCGGGGGTCACGCTGGAAGAGGCTATTGAAAATATCGACATAGGAGGACCTGCTATGCTCCGCTCTGCTGCAAAGAACCATAAAGATGTAGTGGTGGTTTGTGACCCTGCGGATTATGAGAGCGTAATTGGGGAGCTTAAGCAAAATAACGGTGTTTCTATGGATACAAAATATAAACTGGCTTTAAAAGTATTTCAGCATACGGCAGCTTATGATGCCATGATTTCAGAGTATCTGAGAAGGCAAATTGATGCGGAACTTCCGGACAATCTGACAATGACCTTTGAAAAAAAGCAGGATTTAAGGTATGGAGAAAATCCCCATCAGAAAGCTTGCTATTATCAAGAAATACAGCCCCTTGAAGGAAGCTTGGCACAGGCTGTTCAGCTTCACGGGAAAGAATTATCTTTTAATAACATCCATGATGCAGAGGGAGCACTGGCCACGCTTAAGGAATTTGAACAACCTGCTGTGGTGGCAGTAAAGCATGCTAATCCGTGTGGTGTGGGTACCGGGTTCGACATTCTGTCCGCCTATAACAAGGCTTATGAATGTGATCCCACTTCTATTTTCGGAGGAATTGTCGCAGCAAACAGAATAATTGACGCGGGCACGGCGAGAGAAATGAGTAAAATCTTTCTTGAGATCATTCTTGCACCGGGTTTTACAGAGGAAGCTTTAGAAATTTTAGAGCAGAAGAAAAATATCAGGTTACTAAAGTTAGGGAGCATTACAAGGAAATTGGAAGGACAGATTGATGTCAAGAAGGTTTCGGGCGGATTGCTGGTACAGAACACAGATGATCTGTTGTTTCATGAAGAGGAATTGAAGGTGGTTACGGATCGGATTCCTACGGAGCGCGAAATGGATGATATGAGACTGGCCATGAAAGTGGTGAAGCATATTAAATCCAACGGTATTGTTCTTGCCAAAGAGGGTAAGACCATAGGCATAGGCCCCGGACAGGTCAATCGGATATGGGCTGTTGAAAATGCTATCAGTCAATCCAATTTTTCGATTCAGGATTCGGTTCTGGCTTCGGATGCGTTCTTCCCATTTGATGACTGCGTAACAGCAGCTGCGGCAGCAGGTGTAACCGCTATTATTCAGCCCGGCGGATCTGTGCGGGACGAAGATTCGATTAAAAAGGCCAATGAACTGGGCATAGCCATGGTGTTCACCGGAATTCGGCACTTTAAGCACTAA